One region of Bacillus pumilus genomic DNA includes:
- the infA gene encoding translation initiation factor IF-1 codes for MAKDDVIEVEGTVAETLPNAMFKVELENGHTVLAHVSGKIRMHFIRILPGDKVTVELSPYDLTRGRITYRYK; via the coding sequence ATGGCGAAAGACGATGTAATTGAAGTGGAAGGTACTGTAGCAGAAACTTTGCCAAATGCAATGTTCAAAGTTGAACTAGAGAATGGTCATACAGTTTTGGCTCATGTATCAGGAAAAATCCGTATGCACTTCATTCGCATTTTACCTGGAGACAAAGTTACGGTAGAATTATCTCCATATGACTTAACTCGTGGTAGAATTACGTACCGTTACAAATAA
- the rpmJ gene encoding 50S ribosomal protein L36 yields MKVRPSVKPICEKCKVIRRKGKVMVICENPKHKQKQG; encoded by the coding sequence ATGAAAGTGAGACCATCTGTTAAACCTATCTGTGAAAAATGTAAAGTTATTCGCAGAAAAGGAAAAGTAATGGTGATCTGTGAAAACCCAAAACATAAACAAAAACAAGGCTAA
- the rpsM gene encoding 30S ribosomal protein S13: MARIAGVDIPRDKRVVISLTYVFGIGRTTAQQVLKEAGVSEDTRVRDLTEDELGKIRDIIDKLKVEGDLRREVSLNIKRLIEIGSYRGIRHRRGLPVRGQNTKNNARTRKGPRRTVANKKK; the protein is encoded by the coding sequence ATGGCTCGTATTGCTGGTGTAGATATTCCACGTGATAAACGTGTTGTCATTTCTTTAACATATGTTTTTGGAATTGGTCGTACGACTGCGCAACAAGTCCTTAAAGAAGCAGGTGTTTCTGAAGACACTCGCGTTCGCGATCTAACTGAAGACGAACTTGGTAAAATCCGTGATATCATTGACAAACTTAAAGTAGAAGGTGACCTTCGTCGTGAAGTTTCACTTAACATTAAGCGTCTAATTGAAATCGGAAGCTACCGCGGAATCCGTCATCGTAGAGGACTTCCTGTTCGTGGACAAAACACAAAAAACAACGCGCGTACTCGTAAAGGTCCGCGTCGTACTGTAGCTAACAAGAAAAAATAA
- the rpsK gene encoding 30S ribosomal protein S11 translates to MAAARKQNTRKRRVKKNIEAGIAHIRSTFNNTIVTITDVHGNAISWSSAGALGFRGSRKSTPFAAQMAAETAAKGSIEHGLKTLEVTVKGPGSGREAAIRALQAAGLEVTAIRDVTPVPHNGCRPPKRRRV, encoded by the coding sequence ATGGCTGCTGCTCGTAAACAAAATACGCGTAAACGTCGCGTGAAAAAGAATATTGAAGCTGGAATCGCTCATATTCGTTCCACTTTCAACAACACGATTGTAACGATTACTGATGTTCATGGAAACGCAATTTCTTGGTCAAGTGCTGGTGCATTAGGATTCAGAGGTTCTCGTAAATCTACTCCTTTCGCTGCACAAATGGCTGCTGAAACTGCTGCTAAAGGTTCTATCGAACATGGTCTTAAAACACTTGAAGTAACTGTTAAAGGTCCTGGTTCTGGTCGTGAAGCTGCAATTCGTGCACTTCAAGCTGCAGGTCTTGAAGTTACTGCAATCAGAGACGTAACTCCAGTTCCTCATAACGGATGCCGTCCACCAAAACGTCGCCGCGTGTAA
- a CDS encoding DNA-directed RNA polymerase subunit alpha, producing the protein MIEIEKPKIETVEISDDAKYGKFVVEPLERGYGTTLGNSLRRILLSSLPGAAVTSIQIDGVLHEFSTIEGVVEDVTTIILNIKKLALKIYSEEEKTLEIDVQDEGTVTAADITHDSDIEILNPDLHIATLGKNASFRVRLTAQRGRGYNPADANKRDDQPIGVIPIDSIYTPVSRVTYQVENTRVGQITNYDKLTLDVWTDGSTGPKEAIALGSKILTEHLNIFVGLTDEAQHAEIMVEKEEDQKEKVLEMTIEELDLSVRSYNCLKRAGINTVQELANKTEEDMMKVRNLGRKSLEEVKAKLEELGLGLRKDD; encoded by the coding sequence ATGATCGAAATTGAAAAACCAAAAATCGAAACGGTTGAAATCAGCGACGATGCCAAGTATGGCAAGTTTGTCGTAGAGCCACTTGAGCGTGGATATGGTACCACTTTAGGGAACTCCCTTCGTCGTATCCTTTTATCCTCACTTCCTGGTGCAGCTGTAACATCGATCCAGATAGATGGTGTCTTACACGAATTCTCAACGATCGAAGGCGTGGTTGAAGATGTTACAACGATTATCTTAAACATTAAAAAGCTTGCACTCAAAATCTACTCTGAAGAAGAGAAGACGCTTGAAATTGATGTACAAGATGAAGGTACTGTAACAGCTGCTGATATTACACACGACAGCGATATTGAAATCTTAAATCCAGATCTCCACATCGCAACTCTTGGCAAGAATGCGAGCTTCCGTGTTCGCTTAACTGCACAAAGAGGTCGCGGGTATAATCCTGCTGATGCAAACAAAAGAGACGATCAGCCAATCGGTGTGATTCCGATCGACTCAATCTATACACCTGTCTCTCGTGTGACTTATCAAGTGGAGAACACCCGTGTTGGGCAAATCACAAACTATGATAAATTAACACTAGATGTATGGACTGATGGAAGCACAGGACCGAAAGAAGCGATCGCTCTAGGTTCTAAGATTTTAACTGAACACCTGAATATTTTCGTTGGGTTAACTGACGAAGCTCAGCATGCTGAGATTATGGTTGAGAAAGAAGAAGACCAAAAAGAAAAAGTGCTTGAAATGACAATTGAAGAGCTTGATCTTTCTGTTCGTTCTTACAACTGTTTGAAGCGTGCGGGTATTAATACTGTTCAAGAGCTTGCTAACAAGACAGAAGAGGATATGATGAAAGTTCGTAACCTTGGACGTAAATCTCTTGAAGAAGTGAAAGCGAAACTAGAAGAACTTGGACTGGGTCTTCGTAAAGACGATTGA
- the rplQ gene encoding 50S ribosomal protein L17 — MAYRKLGRTSAQRKAMLRDLTTDLIINERIETTETRAKELRSVVEKMITLGKRGDLHARRQAAAYIRNEVANAETNQDALQKLFADVATRYEDRQGGYTRIMKLGPRRGDGAPMAVIELV; from the coding sequence ATGGCATACAGAAAGCTAGGACGCACTAGTGCACAACGTAAAGCAATGCTTCGTGACCTAACGACTGATTTGATCATCAACGAACGCATCGAAACAACTGAAACACGTGCGAAAGAACTTCGCTCTGTAGTTGAAAAAATGATCACTCTTGGCAAACGCGGAGATCTTCATGCTCGCCGTCAAGCTGCAGCTTACATTCGTAATGAAGTAGCTAACGCTGAAACAAACCAAGATGCACTTCAAAAATTATTCGCTGACGTTGCAACTCGCTACGAAGATCGCCAAGGTGGATACACTCGTATCATGAAGCTTGGACCTCGTCGCGGCGATGGCGCACCAATGGCTGTCATTGAATTAGTTTAA
- a CDS encoding energy-coupling factor ABC transporter ATP-binding protein, protein MGKTLIDVKDIVFRYHKDADKPALDQVSLHVNQNEWLAIVGHNGSGKSTLARVLNGLILPDAGTVKVGEIELKEESVWDIRKKVGMVFQNPDNQFVGSTVRDDVAFGLENNGVERELMIERVDWAVKQVNMQEFLDQEPHHLSGGQKQRVAIAGVLAASPDIMILDEATSMLDPVGREEVLETVRLLKEQGTVTVISITHDLDEAAKADRVIVMNGGKKFAEGTPEEVFELDEQLVQIGLDLPFSYRLSKQLKQQGVPLANAHLTQEGLVKELWTLRSKN, encoded by the coding sequence ATGGGGAAGACATTAATTGATGTAAAGGACATTGTATTTCGTTATCACAAGGATGCAGACAAGCCCGCTTTAGATCAGGTGTCATTGCATGTGAATCAAAATGAATGGCTCGCCATTGTTGGTCATAACGGTTCCGGTAAATCCACACTTGCCCGTGTACTGAATGGGCTCATTTTACCGGATGCTGGAACGGTCAAGGTTGGAGAGATTGAGCTGAAAGAAGAGAGTGTCTGGGATATTCGCAAAAAGGTCGGAATGGTCTTTCAAAACCCAGATAATCAATTCGTTGGCTCAACGGTTCGTGATGATGTGGCTTTTGGTTTAGAAAATAACGGGGTTGAGCGGGAATTGATGATAGAACGTGTAGATTGGGCTGTCAAACAGGTCAATATGCAGGAGTTTCTTGATCAAGAGCCGCACCATCTATCAGGCGGGCAAAAGCAGAGAGTCGCCATTGCAGGTGTACTTGCCGCAAGCCCTGACATCATGATCTTGGATGAAGCAACATCGATGCTTGATCCGGTTGGGCGTGAAGAAGTGTTAGAGACTGTTAGACTACTGAAGGAACAAGGAACGGTCACAGTCATTTCCATCACACATGATTTAGACGAGGCTGCCAAGGCAGACCGGGTCATTGTCATGAATGGCGGGAAAAAATTTGCCGAGGGAACACCAGAGGAAGTATTTGAACTAGACGAACAGCTAGTTCAAATTGGACTTGATCTGCCATTCTCCTATCGGCTGAGCAAACAATTGAAGCAGCAAGGTGTACCGCTTGCAAATGCCCATTTGACACAAGAAGGATTGGTGAAAGAGCTATGGACATTACGATCAAAGAATTAG
- a CDS encoding energy-coupling factor ABC transporter ATP-binding protein, with translation MDITIKELEHRYQMKTPFERLALYDVNASIQEGSYVAVIGHTGSGKSTLLQHLNGLLKPTKGSIALGDTILQANKKQKDLKSLRKKVGIVFQFPEHQLFEETILKDICFGPMNFGVPQEKAEAKAKEMLKLVGLPESLLSRSPFELSGGQMRRVAIAGVLAMEPEVLVLDEPTAGLDPRGRKEIMDMFYELHQKANLTTILVTHSMEDAAHYADQMIVMHKGTVKATGTPRELFANRTDMSSFGLDLPETIKFQQTVEKKLGITFPRPLLTMDEMAEALTALYQEDTTS, from the coding sequence ATGGACATTACGATCAAAGAATTAGAGCATCGTTATCAAATGAAAACGCCGTTTGAGCGTCTCGCTTTGTATGATGTCAATGCTTCCATCCAAGAGGGCAGCTATGTCGCTGTCATTGGTCATACGGGCTCTGGCAAGTCCACGTTGCTGCAGCATTTAAATGGCTTGCTCAAACCAACGAAGGGGAGCATTGCGCTTGGGGATACCATCTTACAAGCCAATAAAAAGCAGAAGGATTTAAAGTCACTTCGGAAAAAAGTAGGCATCGTGTTTCAGTTTCCTGAGCATCAGCTCTTTGAAGAAACGATCCTTAAGGATATCTGCTTTGGTCCGATGAATTTCGGTGTTCCTCAGGAGAAGGCAGAAGCAAAGGCGAAGGAAATGCTGAAGCTAGTTGGTCTTCCTGAATCCTTATTATCTCGATCTCCCTTTGAACTAAGCGGCGGTCAAATGAGACGTGTGGCGATTGCAGGTGTTCTAGCGATGGAGCCAGAAGTGCTTGTGCTGGATGAGCCGACTGCAGGATTAGATCCACGCGGACGTAAGGAAATCATGGACATGTTCTATGAGCTTCATCAAAAGGCAAACCTCACCACGATTCTGGTTACACACAGTATGGAGGATGCAGCTCATTATGCGGATCAAATGATTGTGATGCATAAAGGAACGGTGAAGGCGACAGGTACGCCGAGAGAATTGTTTGCCAATCGTACAGACATGTCTTCGTTTGGTCTCGACCTCCCAGAAACGATTAAATTCCAGCAGACTGTAGAAAAAAAGCTAGGAATTACGTTTCCAAGGCCGCTTCTGACCATGGATGAAATGGCAGAAGCCTTAACAGCTCTTTATCAGGAGGACACGACATCATGA
- a CDS encoding energy-coupling factor transporter transmembrane component T family protein translates to MMDSMIIGKYVPGSSFVHRLDPRTKLLSIFFFVFIVFFANNYITYGLLGVFTLLVVMVSQVPLYFILKGMKPILWIVLFTFILHIFMTKDGALLFHFGFLNIYEEGLKQGIFISLRFVYLIMMTTLLTLTTTPIEVTDGMEKLLHPFRKIKLPVHELALMMSISLRFIPTLLEETDKIMKAQMARGVDFTSGPLKDRMKAIVPLLVPLFVSAFKRAEELATAMEARGYRGGEGRTKYRQLVWGMKDTFTLLLFILLTALLVFLRN, encoded by the coding sequence ATGATGGATAGTATGATTATCGGCAAATATGTGCCAGGTTCATCCTTTGTCCATCGTCTTGATCCAAGGACAAAGCTGTTATCAATTTTCTTTTTTGTCTTTATTGTCTTTTTTGCTAATAATTACATCACTTACGGGCTTTTAGGTGTCTTTACCCTCCTTGTGGTGATGGTTTCTCAGGTGCCGCTATACTTTATTCTCAAAGGAATGAAGCCGATCCTATGGATTGTCCTGTTTACCTTCATACTGCATATCTTCATGACAAAGGATGGCGCCTTGCTATTTCACTTTGGTTTTTTAAATATTTATGAAGAAGGTCTAAAGCAGGGGATTTTCATTTCTCTCCGTTTTGTCTATCTCATCATGATGACGACACTTCTGACGTTAACCACAACGCCTATAGAAGTGACAGACGGTATGGAAAAGCTGCTTCACCCATTCCGTAAAATCAAACTGCCCGTTCATGAGCTTGCTCTCATGATGTCCATCTCTCTTCGGTTCATTCCAACTTTACTAGAAGAGACGGACAAAATCATGAAGGCGCAAATGGCAAGAGGTGTTGATTTTACAAGCGGACCTCTTAAAGATCGCATGAAAGCCATCGTTCCTTTACTTGTCCCGCTTTTCGTCAGTGCGTTTAAGCGTGCAGAGGAACTGGCGACCGCTATGGAAGCGAGAGGCTACCGCGGAGGAGAAGGGCGGACGAAATACCGTCAACTTGTCTGGGGCATGAAAGACACGTTCACACTGCTCCTATTCATCCTGTTAACAGCACTCCTTGTATTTCTGAGAAATTAG
- the truA gene encoding tRNA pseudouridine(38-40) synthase TruA, producing the protein MKVKCTVSYDGTHFKGYQVQPGQRTVQTEIESALARMHKQDELIPIVASGRTDSGVHAKGQVIHFDTPLSIPMERWPFALNSLLPDDIRVLKAEEVDESFHARFSVVSKEYRYKVSTETHQNVFTRQYACHFPYRLDADKMREAAGHLIGTHDFTSFCAANTEVQDKVREIYTLEWKNVSDGLEMRVRGNGFLYNMVRIIAGTLLEIGSGKFHPEEIKAMLAARNREAAGKTAPSHGLYLWEVFYDN; encoded by the coding sequence ATGAAGGTCAAATGTACCGTATCCTACGATGGGACACATTTTAAAGGCTATCAGGTGCAGCCTGGGCAGCGGACTGTTCAGACGGAGATCGAGTCTGCTCTTGCAAGAATGCATAAACAGGATGAACTGATTCCGATTGTGGCTTCTGGCCGGACGGACAGTGGCGTCCATGCGAAGGGGCAGGTCATCCATTTCGACACGCCGCTCTCGATTCCGATGGAAAGATGGCCTTTTGCCCTCAACAGTCTCCTGCCGGATGACATCCGGGTTCTAAAGGCTGAGGAAGTGGATGAGTCGTTTCATGCACGTTTTAGTGTCGTTTCGAAGGAGTACCGTTATAAGGTCTCAACGGAAACGCACCAAAATGTGTTCACGAGACAGTATGCCTGCCACTTTCCTTACCGGCTGGATGCAGACAAAATGAGAGAAGCTGCTGGGCACCTCATTGGCACACACGACTTCACAAGCTTTTGTGCGGCCAATACAGAGGTCCAGGACAAGGTGAGGGAGATTTACACCCTCGAGTGGAAAAACGTCTCAGATGGGCTTGAAATGCGTGTGAGAGGAAATGGGTTTTTATACAACATGGTGCGAATTATCGCTGGAACGTTACTTGAAATCGGATCTGGTAAATTTCACCCTGAGGAGATAAAAGCCATGCTTGCCGCCCGAAATCGCGAAGCGGCAGGCAAGACTGCGCCTAGTCACGGACTGTATTTATGGGAAGTTTTCTATGACAACTAA
- the rplM gene encoding 50S ribosomal protein L13, translating to MRTTPMANASTIERKWLVVDAAGKTLGRLSTEVASLLRGKHKPTYTPHVDTGDHVIIINAEKIELTGKKLTDKIYYRHTMHPGGLKQRTALEMRTNYPEKMLELAIKGMLPKGPLGRQMFKKLNVYRGSEHPHQAQQPEVYELRG from the coding sequence ATGCGTACAACACCAATGGCGAACGCAAGCACAATTGAGCGCAAATGGCTAGTTGTTGATGCGGCAGGCAAGACTCTAGGTCGTCTTTCTACTGAAGTAGCATCACTTTTGCGCGGTAAGCACAAACCAACTTATACACCACACGTTGATACAGGTGATCACGTCATCATCATCAATGCTGAGAAAATCGAATTAACAGGTAAGAAATTGACGGACAAAATTTACTACCGTCACACAATGCACCCAGGTGGTTTGAAACAAAGAACTGCTCTTGAGATGCGTACAAACTACCCTGAAAAAATGTTGGAGCTTGCTATCAAAGGTATGCTTCCAAAGGGTCCATTAGGCCGTCAAATGTTCAAAAAATTAAATGTGTACCGTGGTTCTGAGCATCCACATCAAGCACAACAACCTGAAGTTTACGAACTTCGCGGTTAA
- the rpsI gene encoding 30S ribosomal protein S9: MAQVQYYGTGRRKSSVARVRLVPGEGRIVVNNREITEYIPFAALIEDVKQPLNITETANSYDVLVTVHGGGFSGQAGAIRHGISRALLEVDPEYRTSLKRAGLLTRDPRMKERKKYGLKGARRAPQFSKR; this comes from the coding sequence TTGGCACAGGTTCAATATTACGGTACAGGTCGTCGTAAAAGTTCTGTAGCGCGCGTTCGCTTAGTTCCAGGTGAAGGCCGTATCGTCGTTAATAATCGTGAAATTACTGAATACATTCCATTCGCTGCTTTAATCGAAGACGTGAAACAGCCTTTGAACATCACAGAAACAGCTAACAGCTACGATGTTCTTGTAACTGTTCACGGTGGTGGATTCTCTGGTCAAGCTGGAGCAATTCGTCACGGTATCTCTCGTGCTCTTCTAGAAGTAGATCCTGAGTACCGTACATCACTTAAACGTGCTGGACTTCTTACTCGTGACCCTCGTATGAAAGAGCGTAAGAAATACGGTCTTAAAGGCGCACGTCGCGCACCTCAGTTCTCAAAACGTTAA
- a CDS encoding GNAT family N-acetyltransferase: MNLTTERCLIRPFADDDWQDVYAYTSDPVVMKYIPEDVFSKEDAKEFVKNNRHEDAKYVGVLLKEDHTCIGHIAFHPYFGDHTYEIGWVFNPVYQNKGYASEAAYAVLHLGFHTMNLHRIIATCQPENVPSWRVMEKMGMRREGYFKKCIPQGKEWWDEFYYAILREEWET, from the coding sequence ATGAATCTAACGACAGAAAGATGTCTCATTCGACCATTTGCTGATGATGATTGGCAGGATGTCTATGCATATACATCTGATCCGGTAGTGATGAAGTATATTCCGGAAGATGTATTTTCTAAAGAAGATGCGAAGGAATTTGTCAAAAATAATCGTCATGAAGATGCTAAGTATGTCGGTGTCCTATTAAAAGAAGATCATACATGCATCGGGCATATCGCATTTCATCCTTACTTTGGTGATCACACGTATGAAATTGGCTGGGTCTTCAATCCTGTATATCAAAACAAAGGCTATGCATCTGAAGCAGCCTATGCTGTACTACATCTTGGCTTTCACACAATGAATTTACATCGGATTATTGCCACTTGTCAGCCTGAAAATGTGCCATCGTGGAGAGTGATGGAGAAAATGGGGATGAGAAGAGAGGGATATTTTAAAAAATGTATCCCACAAGGAAAAGAGTGGTGGGATGAGTTTTACTATGCCATCTTACGAGAGGAATGGGAAACTTGA
- a CDS encoding amidohydrolase family protein, which produces MRIFDAHFHIIDFDFPIQENQGYTPPSYVVNDYKRETADLGILGGAIVSGSFQGFDQGYLLKALDEMGPDFCGVTQLPFTATDDEIVHLDQHGVKALRFNVKRGGSEDISKLDYFARRVYELAGWHSELYIDAKHLPAISSTLEQLPAVSIDHLGLSEEGLPHLLKLVEKGVRVKATGFGRVDLNVEHALTSIYQTNPDALMFGTDLPSTRAKRPFEYGDVELIQRLFDEKAADHILYKNAHQWYFGQ; this is translated from the coding sequence ATGAGGATCTTTGATGCACATTTTCATATCATTGATTTTGATTTTCCCATTCAAGAAAACCAAGGGTATACACCCCCTAGTTATGTGGTGAATGATTATAAGAGAGAGACGGCTGATCTAGGGATTTTAGGTGGAGCAATCGTCTCAGGGTCATTTCAAGGCTTTGATCAAGGCTATTTGTTGAAAGCGCTAGATGAAATGGGGCCAGATTTTTGCGGCGTGACTCAATTACCTTTTACGGCAACTGATGATGAGATTGTTCATTTGGATCAACATGGGGTGAAGGCTTTACGTTTTAATGTGAAGCGGGGCGGTTCGGAGGATATTTCGAAGCTCGATTATTTTGCGAGAAGGGTGTATGAGCTGGCGGGATGGCATAGTGAGCTCTACATAGACGCTAAGCATCTCCCTGCAATTTCATCTACGCTTGAACAGCTGCCGGCCGTTTCGATTGATCATTTAGGCTTATCGGAAGAAGGTTTGCCGCATTTGCTCAAGCTGGTTGAAAAAGGAGTTCGGGTAAAAGCAACAGGTTTTGGACGTGTCGATTTAAACGTTGAACATGCGTTGACATCAATTTATCAAACGAATCCTGATGCACTGATGTTTGGTACAGACCTTCCATCCACAAGAGCAAAGCGTCCATTTGAATACGGTGATGTTGAGTTGATTCAACGGCTCTTTGATGAAAAAGCAGCTGATCACATCTTATATAAGAACGCGCATCAATGGTATTTTGGTCAATAA
- a CDS encoding GNAT family N-acetyltransferase: protein MGFSQLTFREAKLDDLDKIVFMLADDMLGQKRERYTQPLLESYIEAFHSIDADPNIELIVACDQEEAVGVLQLTMTPFLTHQGGWRASIEGVRTASSHRGKGIGTLLIKWAIQRAIDRGCHMVQLTTDKQRPDARRFYEKLGFEATHDGMKLQVHRQ, encoded by the coding sequence ATGGGGTTCAGTCAACTGACGTTCAGAGAAGCCAAGCTGGATGATCTCGATAAAATCGTCTTTATGCTCGCGGATGATATGTTAGGTCAAAAAAGAGAGCGTTACACGCAACCATTGTTAGAAAGCTATATCGAAGCCTTTCATTCAATAGATGCTGATCCAAATATTGAACTCATTGTTGCGTGTGATCAGGAAGAAGCTGTAGGTGTTCTCCAATTGACCATGACGCCATTTCTTACACATCAAGGAGGATGGAGAGCTTCAATAGAAGGAGTTCGTACAGCCTCGTCTCATAGAGGGAAAGGAATTGGCACGCTGCTCATAAAATGGGCGATTCAACGCGCCATCGACCGCGGGTGTCATATGGTTCAGCTAACAACAGACAAACAGAGACCAGATGCACGCCGTTTTTACGAAAAGTTGGGCTTTGAAGCTACGCATGATGGGATGAAGCTGCAAGTTCATCGTCAATAA
- a CDS encoding serine hydrolase, which produces MNKTKEDLLTFVTKNKKDVSVTIIENEDVILDWNGDQKTPLASTVKLMVLFHFVKTVSSGDIKLGEKVALADIERFYIDRTDGGAHTYWLEVNDFSEHATLLDVAKGMMQVSSNACTDYLIERLGLDKINDRMKQADLTEHGEVMPLTPKLLWPAYISDHERDAFKQMSDVTDGQYKFLMIEIFNIMKNDLEHKKALEEKLMKKDLLSLRIQSLLTQKMTRSTTNQYAHFMKRLQDELLTTEEKRLFSQIVLGETFKAETDQYLWYKSGATLFVFTAALYRSTDTSSISVSLFINDPKANNSHWIEGVFNEFMLTAAVDQHFRQRLIQAFTK; this is translated from the coding sequence TTGAATAAAACAAAGGAAGATCTTTTGACATTTGTCACGAAAAACAAAAAGGACGTATCAGTGACAATTATTGAAAATGAAGATGTGATATTAGATTGGAATGGTGATCAAAAAACACCACTTGCAAGTACGGTGAAATTAATGGTTTTATTTCATTTTGTTAAAACCGTCTCTAGCGGTGACATCAAGCTAGGTGAAAAAGTGGCATTGGCGGACATAGAGCGGTTTTATATTGATAGAACAGATGGCGGTGCTCACACATACTGGCTGGAGGTCAACGATTTTTCTGAGCATGCAACTTTATTAGATGTTGCCAAAGGGATGATGCAAGTCAGTTCGAATGCTTGTACTGATTATTTGATTGAACGCCTCGGCTTAGATAAGATCAATGATCGAATGAAACAAGCGGACCTTACAGAACATGGTGAAGTCATGCCACTGACACCCAAGCTGTTGTGGCCAGCCTATATATCTGATCATGAGCGGGATGCATTCAAGCAAATGAGCGATGTAACTGATGGACAATACAAATTTCTGATGATTGAGATTTTTAATATCATGAAAAATGACCTAGAGCATAAAAAGGCGTTAGAAGAAAAATTGATGAAAAAAGACTTGTTAAGCTTGCGTATTCAATCATTACTGACGCAAAAAATGACAAGGTCTACAACTAATCAATATGCACATTTTATGAAACGTCTACAGGATGAGCTGTTAACAACAGAAGAAAAGCGTCTTTTTAGCCAAATTGTGCTGGGAGAAACATTCAAGGCGGAAACAGATCAATATCTTTGGTATAAAAGCGGAGCAACATTGTTTGTTTTCACAGCTGCTTTATATCGAAGCACAGATACATCCTCTATATCCGTCTCTCTTTTTATCAATGATCCTAAAGCGAACAATTCTCATTGGATTGAGGGAGTATTCAATGAATTTATGCTTACTGCAGCAGTGGATCAACACTTTCGACAAAGATTGATTCAAGCTTTTACTAAATAA
- a CDS encoding DUF4825 domain-containing protein: protein MKKWMYILLLLTVVLSGCSSHATEQKSDIKGIEDISLKQLSKHKNSYIGDNGAIGAILSDLPGNVIREYEIVDEKELKVTYGVKENANDTEEQFDTFWFDKKDTIEKNYLYNALALFILIDNAEQVTLKMNSNDKQSVTFKRQELEKKLPHSFKEYQDDAALWQKELVDGVVKSKEKRQDVYKVFPMKK from the coding sequence ATGAAGAAGTGGATGTATATCCTACTGCTACTAACAGTCGTCTTATCTGGATGCAGCAGTCACGCGACCGAGCAGAAGAGCGACATAAAAGGAATAGAAGACATATCATTAAAACAGCTTTCTAAGCACAAAAATTCTTATATTGGAGACAACGGAGCAATTGGCGCTATTTTATCAGATCTTCCAGGTAACGTGATTCGTGAGTATGAAATCGTAGATGAAAAAGAGCTAAAAGTGACATATGGCGTGAAAGAAAATGCCAATGATACAGAAGAACAATTTGATACATTTTGGTTTGACAAGAAGGATACCATTGAAAAAAACTACTTATATAACGCATTGGCACTTTTTATTCTTATCGATAATGCTGAGCAAGTGACACTCAAGATGAACTCTAACGACAAACAATCCGTCACGTTTAAAAGACAAGAGCTAGAAAAAAAGCTGCCTCACTCATTTAAAGAGTATCAAGACGATGCAGCGCTTTGGCAAAAGGAACTGGTTGATGGAGTTGTGAAGTCAAAAGAGAAACGCCAAGATGTATACAAAGTGTTTCCCATGAAGAAATAA